The Pseudomonas entomophila genome segment GGCACCACCGACTTCGCCGCCGCCATCCGCGCCAGCGACGTGTCGATGATCTGCGTCGGCACCCCCAGCAAGAAGAATGGCGACCTGGGCCTGGAGTACATCGAGTCGGTGTGCCGGGAGATCGGCTACGTGCTGCGCGACAAGACCTCCCGCCACACCGTGGTGGTGCGCAGCACCGTGCTGCCGGGCACCGTCAAGAACGTGGTGATCCCGATCCTCGAGGACTGCTCGGGCAAGAAAGCCGGCGTCGACTTCGGCGTGGCGGTCAACCCCGAGTTCCTGCGCGAAAGCACCGCGATCAAGGACTACGACCAGCCACCGATGACCGTCATCGGCGAACTGGACAGCGCCAGCGGCGACGTGCTGCAAGCCCTGTACGAGGAACTGGACGCGCCGATCATCCGCAAGCCGGTCGAAGTGGCCGAGATGATCAAGTACACCTGCAACGTCTGGCACGCCACCAAGGTGACCTTCGCCAACGAGATCGGCAACATCGCCAAGGCGGTGGGCGTCGATGGCCGCGAGGTGATGGACGTGGTCTGCCAGGACAAGGCGCTGAACCTGTCGCAGTACTACATGCGCCCGGGCTTCGCCTTTGGTGGTTCGTGCCTGCCCAAGGACGTGCGCGCCCTCACCTACCGCGCCGCCAGCCTCGACGTGAAGGCGCCGCTGCTCGACTCGCTGATGCGCAGCAACGAGTCCCAGGTGCAGAACGCCTTCGACATCATCGAGAGCCACGACAAGCGCAAGATTGCCCTGCTCGGCCTGAGTTTCAAGGCCGGCACCGACGACCTGCGCGAAAGCCCGCTGGTGGAACTGGCCGAGCGCCTGATCGGCAAGGGCTACGAGCTGAACATCTACGACCAGAACGTCCAGTACGCCCGCGTCCATGGCGCCAACAAGGACTACATCGAGTCGAAGATCCCCCATGTCTCCTCGCTGCTCAACGCCGACTTCGACCAGGTGGTGAACAACGCCGAGATCATCGTGCTGGGCAACCGTGACGAGCAGTTCCGCGCCCTGGCCCAGCAGGCGCCGGAAGGCAAGCAGGTAATCGACCTGGTTGGCTTCATGAGTAAACCAACCTGCACCACCAGCCGCACCGAAGGTATCTGCTGGTAAACCCGGCAGGGCGGCGCGTCCCTCCCCAGCGCGCCGCCCTTGCCCCCCGAATTCCCGACGGATGCCGAACATGCAAAGGCTACAGACCCTGCTGCTGCAATGCGCCGGCTGGCTGCTCTACATGAGCCTGCTGATGCTGATCGCCCTGGCGTTGCCCAGCGACATCTTCGATTCGCAATCGAAGCATTTCATCTTCCTGGTCGGCGCCGTCGGCATCTGGCGCTACTCCATGGGCGCCACCCATTTCATCCGCGGCATGCTGTTCCTGTACATCGTCTACCCCTACCTGCGGCGCAAGGTGCAGAAGCTGGGCAAGGCGGCCGACCCGTCGCACGTGTACCTGATGGTCACCAGCTTTCGCATCGAAGCCCTGACCACCGCCCAGGTGTACAGCTCAGTGATCCGCGAGGCGATCGACTGCGGCTACCCCACCACCGTGGTCTGCTCGCTGGTGGAGAAGTCCGACGAACTGTTGGTGAAGAGCCTGTGGGCCAAGTACAACCCACCCTCGCACGTCACCCTGGACATCGTGCGGATCGCCGGCACCGGCAAGCGCGACGGCCTGGCCTATGGCTTCCGCGCCATCTCGCGGATGCTGCCGGACGAGAACGCCGTGGTGGCGGTGATCGACGGCGACACCGTGCTGGCCGAAGGCGTGGTGCGCAAGACCGTGCCGTGGTTCCGCCTGTACCCCAACGTCGGTGGCCTGACCACCAACGAATTCTGCGAAGTGCGCGGCGGCTACATCATGAGCGAGTGGCACAAGCTGCGCTTCGCCCAGCGCCACATCAACATGTGCTCGATGGCCCTGAGCAAGCGCGTGCTGACCATGACCGGGCGCATGTCGATGTTCCGCGCCAGCGTGGTGACCAACCCCGAGTTCATCGCCGACGTCGAGAGCGACTCGCTGATGCACTGGCGCCTGGGCCGCTTCAAGTTCCTCACCGGCGACGACAAGTCCAGCTGGTTCAGCCTGATGCGCCTGGGCTACGACACCTTCTACGTGCCCGATGCCGCCATCAACACGGTGGAGCACCCGCCGGAGAAGAGCTTCGTCAAGGCCAGCCGCAAGCTGATGTACCGCTGGTACGGCAACAACCTGCGGCAGAACTCCCGCGCCCTGGGCCTGGGCCTCAAGCGCCTGGGGCTGTTCACCAGCATCGTGCTGCTCGACCAGCGCGTGTCGATGTGGACCAGCCTGCTGGGTTTGACCGTGGCGGTGATCGCCAGCTTCAAGTTCGGCCTGCAGTTCCTGCTGGTGTACCTGCTGTGGATCGGCATCACTCGCCTGATCCTCACCGTGATGCTGCTGTGCTCGGGCCACAACGTAGGGCCGGCCTACCCGCTGATTCTCTATTACAACCAGATCGTCGGCGCGGTGATGAAGATCTACGTGTTCTTCCGCCTCGACAAGCAGTCCTGGACCCGCCAGCCCACTGCCCTGAAGCGCGACCTGGCCAGCTTTCAACAATGGTTCAACACCTGGTCCTCGCGGACCATGACCTTCTCGGCCGCGAGCATCTTCGTCGCCGTGCTGTTCATGGTCGTGTGAGCCACCCCGGATCGGATAACAGGAACGAATATCGCCATGAATACCGCCGTGAACGTCAATGTCGTGCATGAGTCCGAAGCGCAGCGCCAGCACGCCCGGGTACGCATCCCCGCCAAGCTGCGCTACCTGGACGGCAACCGCGAGCCGCACGAAGTGAAGGTTGACGACCTGTCCGCCGGTGGCCTGTCCTTCCACGCCAAGAAAGCCCTGCCAGTGAACGAGGTGCTGCGTGGCCGCCTGCAGTTCGTGGTCGACAACCTCGGGCTGTCGATGGATGTCGAGATCCTGGTGCGCACGAGCAACACCGAGACCGGCCGCACCGGCGCCGAATTCCAGAACCTCGAACCCCGCGACATCGCCACCCTGCGCCACATCCTCACCAGCCACCTGTCGGGCGAGCTGATCAGCGTCGGCGATGTACTCAGTACCCTGCAGCGCGACAACTTCACCAAGGCGCGCAAGCAGAAAGACTCAGGCTCGGGATTGTCCGCGTTCGGCCGCCTGCGCGCGGTCACCGTCACCGCCGGGGTGTTCGTGGTCGGCCTGGTGGCCTTCGGCTTCGTCGCCAAATCGCTGTACGGCCTGTACTTCGTCAGCCATGCCGAGGCCGGTGTGGTCGCGGTGCCCACCAGCAACGTCACCATGCCCCGCGACGGCAGCTTGCAGAGCCTGGTGGAAAGTGGCGCAACGGTGAGCAAGGGCGCGCCGCTGGCGACCTTCAACACCAGCATGCTCGACCTGCTCAAGGGCCACCTGGACGACTCGCAACTGGAACCGGCCAAGGTCGAGGAACTGTTCGGCAAGCAGCTCTCCGGCACCCTCACCAGCCCCTGCGACTGCGTGGTGTCGCGCCAACTGGTGGACGACGGCCAGTACGCCAGCAAGGGCCAGCCGGTGTTCGCGCTGATCCCGCGCACCACCACGCCGACCGTGGAGGCGCGCTTCAGCTATCGCCAGTTCGACGAGGTGAAGCCGGGTACCCGGGTCAACTTCCAGGTGGCCGGTGAAGACGAAGTGCGTACCGGCCGGATCGTTGGCAGCAGCAGCCTGGACACCGACAACCTGGCTTCCGACATCCGCGTGCAGATCAAGCCTGACGAAAGCCTGCCGGCCGAGCTCGCCGGCCGCCCGGCCGCGGTCAACAGCGACCGTGGGCCGTCGCTGAACTGGCTGATCGACAAGGCCGTGGCCCGCGGGCTGTAAGAGGAACGGATCATGAAACCTTTCAATCGTGATTCCGCCGTGGGATTGGTGTCGCCGGTGTTGCGAGGGCTGCGCCCTCGATCGCGGCTGAAGGCCGCTCCTACAGAGTCCGCGCCCGTCCTGATCGACTCGATCCCTGTAGGAGCGGCCTTGAGCCGCGATCGAGCGCGCAGCGCTCGCCCGTTGGCATGGTGCGCACTGGCCGCTGCCATCACCCTGGCCGGCTGCGCCGGCCTGCCCGACCAGCGCCTGGCCAACGAAGCGCTCAAGCGCGGCGATACCGCCACCGCCGAGCGCAACTACAAGGCCCTGGCCGACCTCGGCTACAGTGACGCGCAAGTCGGCCTGGCCGACCTCGACGTCGCCACCCGTGACCCGGCCAAGCTCAAGGCGGCCGAGGCCACCTACCGCGCCGCGGCCGCCACCTCGCCCCGCGCCCAGGCCCGCCTCGGCCGCCTGCTGGTGGCCAAGCCCGACAGCACCCAGGCCGAACGCGAAGAGGCCGAGACCCTGCTCAAGCGCGCGGCACAACAAGGCGAGGGCAACACCCTGATCCCGCTGGCGATGCTCTACCTGCAATACCCACAGAGCTTCCCCACCCTCAACGCCCAGCAGCAGATCGACCAGTGGCGCGCCGCCGGCAATCCCGAGGCGGGCCTGGCCCAGGTGCTGCTCTACCGCACCCAGGGTACCTACGACCAGCACCTGGGCGACGTGGAGAAGATCTGCAAGGCCGCCCTGACCACCACCGACATCTGCTACGTCGAGCTGGCCACCGTCTACCAGAAACGCGCCCAGCCCGATCAGCAGGCCGTGCTATTGGAGCAGCTCAAGGCCGCCCATGGCCGTGGCGCGGTAGCGGCCACCCGGGTCGACAGTGTCGCCCGCGTGCTGGCCGACCGCAGCCTCGGGCAGACCGACGAAAAGACCGCGAAAGACCTGCTCGAGCAGATCGCCCCGGCCAACCCGGCCTCCTGGGTCAGCCTCGCCCAACTGCTCTACGACTTCCCCGAACTGGGCGACAGCGACCAACTGATGGCCTACATCGACAAGGGCCGCGAAGCCGAGCAGCCCCGCGCCGAACTGCTGCTGGGCCGCCTCTACTACGAAGGCAGGACCGTGCCAGCCGACGCCAAGAAGGCCGAGCAGCACCTGCAGGCCGCCGCCGACGCCGGCGAGATCAGCGCCGACTACTACCTCGGCCAGCTCTATCGCCGTGGCTACCTGGGCAACGTCGAGCCGCAGAAAGCCGTCGACCACCTGCTCAGCGCCGCCCGAGGCGGCCAGCTCAGCGCCGACTACGCCCTGGCCCAGCTGTTCAGCGAAGGCCATGGCATCCGCACCGAGCCCGCCAACGCCTGGGTGTTCGCCCAGCTGGCCCAGGCCAACCCGTCCGAGCAGTCCAGCGCGCTGCTGCATCAGCTCGACCAGCAACTGACGCCCGCCCAACGCAGCCAGGCGCAAAACCTGCTGGCCCAGGAAAAGCAGGCCCGCGCCGGCAGGCTCCAGCGTGCCGACAGCCCCCTGGCCATCGAAGCGCTGCAAGACGACAACGACGACGTAGACGCCGAGGATTCGCTATGACGCTCAACCCCTTCGTGAAAGCCGGCATCGGCCTGGGCTTCGCCCTGCTGTGGTCGATGCCGACCCTCGCCCAGGAAACCGCGCAGAAGAACTTCGGCCTGGACGTGAAGATCACCGGCCAGTCCGAGGACGACCGCGACCTGGG includes the following:
- a CDS encoding alginate biosynthesis protein Alg44 gives rise to the protein MNTAVNVNVVHESEAQRQHARVRIPAKLRYLDGNREPHEVKVDDLSAGGLSFHAKKALPVNEVLRGRLQFVVDNLGLSMDVEILVRTSNTETGRTGAEFQNLEPRDIATLRHILTSHLSGELISVGDVLSTLQRDNFTKARKQKDSGSGLSAFGRLRAVTVTAGVFVVGLVAFGFVAKSLYGLYFVSHAEAGVVAVPTSNVTMPRDGSLQSLVESGATVSKGAPLATFNTSMLDLLKGHLDDSQLEPAKVEELFGKQLSGTLTSPCDCVVSRQLVDDGQYASKGQPVFALIPRTTTPTVEARFSYRQFDEVKPGTRVNFQVAGEDEVRTGRIVGSSSLDTDNLASDIRVQIKPDESLPAELAGRPAAVNSDRGPSLNWLIDKAVARGL
- a CDS encoding glycosyltransferase family 2 protein, with the translated sequence MQRLQTLLLQCAGWLLYMSLLMLIALALPSDIFDSQSKHFIFLVGAVGIWRYSMGATHFIRGMLFLYIVYPYLRRKVQKLGKAADPSHVYLMVTSFRIEALTTAQVYSSVIREAIDCGYPTTVVCSLVEKSDELLVKSLWAKYNPPSHVTLDIVRIAGTGKRDGLAYGFRAISRMLPDENAVVAVIDGDTVLAEGVVRKTVPWFRLYPNVGGLTTNEFCEVRGGYIMSEWHKLRFAQRHINMCSMALSKRVLTMTGRMSMFRASVVTNPEFIADVESDSLMHWRLGRFKFLTGDDKSSWFSLMRLGYDTFYVPDAAINTVEHPPEKSFVKASRKLMYRWYGNNLRQNSRALGLGLKRLGLFTSIVLLDQRVSMWTSLLGLTVAVIASFKFGLQFLLVYLLWIGITRLILTVMLLCSGHNVGPAYPLILYYNQIVGAVMKIYVFFRLDKQSWTRQPTALKRDLASFQQWFNTWSSRTMTFSAASIFVAVLFMVV
- a CDS encoding nucleotide sugar dehydrogenase, encoding MRISIFGLGYVGAVCAGCLSARGHDVIGVDVSGTKIDLINQGKSPIVEPGLEALLQQGIANGRLRGTTDFAAAIRASDVSMICVGTPSKKNGDLGLEYIESVCREIGYVLRDKTSRHTVVVRSTVLPGTVKNVVIPILEDCSGKKAGVDFGVAVNPEFLRESTAIKDYDQPPMTVIGELDSASGDVLQALYEELDAPIIRKPVEVAEMIKYTCNVWHATKVTFANEIGNIAKAVGVDGREVMDVVCQDKALNLSQYYMRPGFAFGGSCLPKDVRALTYRAASLDVKAPLLDSLMRSNESQVQNAFDIIESHDKRKIALLGLSFKAGTDDLRESPLVELAERLIGKGYELNIYDQNVQYARVHGANKDYIESKIPHVSSLLNADFDQVVNNAEIIVLGNRDEQFRALAQQAPEGKQVIDLVGFMSKPTCTTSRTEGICW
- the algK gene encoding alginate biosynthesis TPR repeat lipoprotein AlgK — translated: MKPFNRDSAVGLVSPVLRGLRPRSRLKAAPTESAPVLIDSIPVGAALSRDRARSARPLAWCALAAAITLAGCAGLPDQRLANEALKRGDTATAERNYKALADLGYSDAQVGLADLDVATRDPAKLKAAEATYRAAAATSPRAQARLGRLLVAKPDSTQAEREEAETLLKRAAQQGEGNTLIPLAMLYLQYPQSFPTLNAQQQIDQWRAAGNPEAGLAQVLLYRTQGTYDQHLGDVEKICKAALTTTDICYVELATVYQKRAQPDQQAVLLEQLKAAHGRGAVAATRVDSVARVLADRSLGQTDEKTAKDLLEQIAPANPASWVSLAQLLYDFPELGDSDQLMAYIDKGREAEQPRAELLLGRLYYEGRTVPADAKKAEQHLQAAADAGEISADYYLGQLYRRGYLGNVEPQKAVDHLLSAARGGQLSADYALAQLFSEGHGIRTEPANAWVFAQLAQANPSEQSSALLHQLDQQLTPAQRSQAQNLLAQEKQARAGRLQRADSPLAIEALQDDNDDVDAEDSL